Proteins encoded in a region of the Streptomyces sp. NBC_00513 genome:
- a CDS encoding cytochrome P450 — translation MVLDPSGSDRHAEHRLLRGRGAAARVDILGVTAWAVTEPALLKRLLTGPDVSKDARAHWPGFDLAVETWPLALWVAASNMFTAYGADHRRLRRMVAPAFSARRVAALRETVEVIVAGLLDPLAAVPRGEITDLRERLAYPLPIAVIGHLMGVPVDQREGFRAVVDGVFDTTLTPEEASTNTMRVYEVLDRLIATRRASPGDDMTSLLISARDEEGDGSALSDVELRDTLLLMISAGYETTVNVIDQAVTALLTRPDQVEHLRAGRAGWGDVVEETLRHEPAVKHLPMRFAVVDIPLPDGQVIAKGEPILASYAAANRHPGWHGTDADTFDVTRLTKDHLAFGHGVHFCLGAPLARLEVEVALRRLFDRFPAMELAIPAAGLRPVASLISNGHRTLPVRLRR, via the coding sequence ATCGTCCTCGATCCCTCCGGATCGGACCGGCACGCCGAACACCGGCTGTTGCGCGGCCGGGGAGCGGCGGCCCGCGTCGACATCCTCGGCGTCACCGCGTGGGCCGTCACCGAACCCGCCCTCCTCAAGCGGTTACTCACCGGCCCCGACGTGTCCAAGGACGCCCGGGCGCACTGGCCGGGTTTCGACCTGGCCGTGGAGACCTGGCCCCTCGCGCTCTGGGTGGCGGCGAGCAACATGTTCACCGCCTACGGAGCCGACCACCGGCGGCTTCGGCGGATGGTGGCCCCCGCGTTCAGTGCGCGCCGCGTGGCCGCGCTCCGGGAGACGGTCGAGGTCATCGTCGCCGGCCTCCTCGACCCGCTCGCGGCCGTCCCGCGCGGCGAGATCACCGACCTGCGGGAACGGCTCGCGTACCCGCTGCCCATCGCGGTGATCGGCCACCTCATGGGGGTGCCCGTCGACCAACGCGAGGGGTTCCGTGCGGTCGTCGACGGTGTCTTCGACACCACGCTCACCCCGGAGGAGGCCTCGACCAACACGATGCGGGTCTACGAGGTCCTGGACCGGCTGATCGCCACCAGGCGGGCGTCGCCCGGGGACGACATGACCTCCCTGCTGATCTCCGCCCGCGACGAGGAGGGAGACGGCTCGGCGCTGTCCGACGTCGAACTGCGCGACACCCTCCTGCTGATGATCAGCGCCGGCTACGAGACGACGGTCAACGTCATCGACCAGGCCGTCACCGCCCTCCTCACGCGACCTGACCAGGTGGAGCACCTGCGCGCCGGGCGGGCCGGGTGGGGCGACGTCGTCGAGGAGACCCTGCGTCACGAACCGGCCGTCAAGCACCTGCCGATGCGTTTCGCCGTCGTCGACATCCCGCTGCCCGACGGGCAGGTCATCGCCAAGGGCGAACCGATCCTCGCCTCCTACGCCGCCGCCAATCGCCACCCCGGCTGGCACGGCACGGACGCGGACACCTTCGACGTCACACGGCTCACCAAGGACCACCTTGCCTTCGGGCACGGCGTCCACTTCTGCCTGGGCGCGCCGCTGGCCCGGCTGGAGGTGGAGGTCGCCCTGCGGCGGCTCTTCGACCGTTTCCCCGCCATGGAACTCGCCATCCCCGCAGCCGGGTTGCGGCCCGTCGCCTCCCTGATCAGCAACGGCCACCGGACCCTTCCCGTGCGCCTGCGGAGGTGA
- a CDS encoding prolyl oligopeptidase family protein — MWLEDVSGPRALAWAAERTAETTELLARGPEFGALAAELREVLDDERRIPYVCRRGRYLYNFWQDAAHVRGVWRRTTPEEYAKDLPDWETVLDVDALAAEEGEDWTWSGAEVLHPGHRHALVLLSRAGTDAVVVREFDLETLAFVTGGFEVPEGKTRIDWITVDEVYVGADLGPGSLTASGYPATVRRWRRGTPLEEATLVFEVAKDDLAAAGWFDPTEGFERHFLSRQKDFWNQSLFLLDENGLRVEIDVPGDATAYAHRSWLVVAPKSPWLGRPAGSLLAFDFDAFLAGNREAAVLFEPDEHTALAGHSWTRNHLILQTLSDVSTRMEVLTPTPEGWRREPLADVPPLAAASITGTDPHESDEYFLHVAGHLRPAALHRGDIGGDSTVVKRAPALFDTTGLTVRQYFATSEDGTRVPYFVVGPDAGPGPTLLYGYGGFEVSLTPGYDAVTGRAWLARGGTYVIAGIRGGGEYGPRWHRAALKAERPRAFEDFAAVAGDLVARGITTPDRLGIEGRSNGGLLMGAMTVRYPELFGAVVIGFPILDLLRFHRLLAGASWTAEYGDPDRAEDRPHLEALSPYHAFRSDRPYPPILLLTATSDDRVHPGHARKAAARLRELGHVVHFHETAGGGHAGATDNAQAAVNEALTHTFLWNRLG, encoded by the coding sequence ATGTGGCTGGAAGACGTGAGCGGCCCCCGCGCCCTGGCCTGGGCGGCCGAACGGACCGCGGAGACGACGGAGCTACTGGCCCGCGGCCCCGAGTTCGGGGCCCTGGCGGCCGAGCTGCGCGAGGTCCTGGACGACGAGCGGCGGATCCCCTACGTCTGCCGCCGCGGCCGGTACCTGTACAACTTCTGGCAGGACGCCGCACACGTCCGGGGCGTCTGGCGGCGCACCACGCCGGAGGAGTACGCCAAGGACCTCCCGGACTGGGAAACGGTGCTGGACGTCGACGCCCTCGCCGCCGAGGAGGGCGAGGACTGGACGTGGTCGGGCGCCGAGGTGCTCCACCCCGGCCACCGGCACGCGCTCGTGCTCCTCTCCCGGGCGGGCACCGACGCCGTGGTGGTGCGCGAGTTCGACCTGGAAACCCTGGCGTTCGTCACCGGCGGGTTCGAGGTGCCCGAGGGCAAGACCAGGATCGACTGGATCACCGTGGACGAGGTCTACGTCGGCGCCGACCTCGGCCCGGGCTCGCTCACCGCGTCCGGCTACCCCGCCACCGTGCGCAGGTGGCGCCGCGGCACGCCCCTGGAGGAGGCCACCCTCGTCTTCGAGGTGGCGAAGGACGATCTGGCCGCGGCCGGCTGGTTCGATCCGACCGAGGGATTCGAGCGCCACTTCCTGTCCCGGCAGAAGGACTTCTGGAACCAAAGCCTGTTCCTCCTCGACGAGAACGGCCTACGGGTCGAGATCGACGTACCGGGCGACGCGACCGCGTACGCCCACCGATCCTGGCTGGTGGTCGCCCCGAAGTCCCCCTGGCTCGGCCGGCCGGCGGGCTCCCTGCTGGCCTTCGACTTCGACGCGTTCCTCGCCGGGAACCGCGAGGCGGCCGTGCTGTTCGAACCGGACGAGCACACCGCCCTCGCCGGCCACTCCTGGACCCGCAACCACCTGATCCTGCAGACGCTGAGCGACGTCTCCACCCGCATGGAGGTGCTGACGCCCACGCCCGAGGGCTGGCGCCGGGAACCGCTCGCCGACGTACCGCCGCTCGCCGCGGCCTCGATCACGGGAACCGACCCGCACGAGAGCGACGAGTACTTCCTCCACGTCGCGGGACACCTGCGGCCCGCCGCCCTCCACCGCGGCGACATCGGCGGCGACAGCACGGTCGTCAAACGGGCGCCCGCCCTCTTCGACACCACCGGGCTGACGGTCCGGCAGTACTTCGCGACGTCCGAGGACGGCACCCGCGTGCCCTACTTCGTCGTCGGACCCGATGCCGGTCCCGGGCCGACCCTGCTCTACGGCTACGGCGGGTTCGAGGTGTCCCTGACCCCGGGGTACGACGCCGTCACCGGGCGGGCCTGGCTCGCCCGCGGCGGTACCTACGTCATCGCGGGCATCCGGGGCGGCGGCGAGTACGGGCCCCGGTGGCACCGGGCCGCGCTCAAGGCCGAGCGGCCGAGGGCGTTCGAGGACTTCGCCGCCGTCGCCGGGGACCTCGTCGCCCGCGGGATCACCACCCCCGACCGGTTGGGCATCGAGGGGCGCAGCAACGGCGGCCTGCTCATGGGCGCCATGACGGTCCGCTACCCCGAGCTCTTCGGCGCCGTCGTCATCGGCTTCCCGATCCTCGACCTCCTGCGCTTCCACCGGCTCCTCGCGGGCGCGTCCTGGACCGCCGAGTACGGAGACCCCGACCGGGCCGAGGACCGTCCCCACCTGGAGGCCCTCTCCCCGTACCACGCCTTCCGATCGGACCGGCCCTACCCGCCGATCCTGCTCCTCACCGCGACCAGCGACGACCGGGTCCACCCCGGGCACGCGCGCAAGGCGGCCGCCCGGCTGCGCGAGCTGGGCCACGTCGTCCACTTCCACGAGACGGCCGGCGGCGGGCACGCGGGCGCCACCGACAACGCCCAGGCCGCCGTGAACGAGGCGCTCACCCACACCTTCCTCTGGAACCGCCTGGGGTGA
- a CDS encoding DUF4360 domain-containing protein — translation MPGALLAGGATAVFLAGTFLAPQAPAGITVPPDKIVIELATVNGSGCPLGTAAVAVSADNTAFTVTYSQYLAQVGIGSQPTDFRKNCQLNLIVHVPQGFTYAVASADYRGYAHLERGANATQKASYYFQGSPETATGTHRFNGPLDNNWQATDTTDWAQLVWAPCGAQRNFNINTELRVNAGTSDPRNTNSFIAMDSTDGAIQTVYHLAWKTCPGR, via the coding sequence ATGCCCGGTGCCTTACTCGCCGGCGGCGCGACCGCCGTGTTCCTCGCCGGCACGTTCCTCGCCCCGCAGGCCCCGGCCGGCATCACCGTGCCGCCCGACAAGATCGTCATCGAGCTCGCGACCGTCAACGGGTCCGGTTGTCCGCTGGGCACGGCGGCCGTCGCCGTGTCGGCGGACAACACGGCCTTCACCGTCACCTACAGCCAGTACCTGGCGCAGGTCGGCATCGGCTCCCAGCCGACGGACTTCCGGAAGAACTGCCAGCTCAACCTGATCGTGCACGTCCCACAAGGCTTCACCTACGCCGTCGCGAGCGCCGACTACCGCGGTTACGCCCACCTGGAGAGGGGGGCCAACGCGACCCAGAAGGCCTCGTACTACTTCCAGGGCTCGCCCGAGACGGCCACCGGGACCCACCGCTTCAACGGCCCGCTCGACAACAACTGGCAGGCCACCGACACCACCGACTGGGCCCAGTTGGTCTGGGCGCCCTGCGGCGCGCAGCGCAACTTCAACATCAACACCGAGCTGCGCGTCAACGCCGGCACCTCCGACCCGAGGAACACGAACAGCTTCATCGCCATGGACTCCACCGACGGTGCCATCCAGACCGTCTACCACCTTGCCTGGAAGACCTGCCCCGGACGCTGA
- a CDS encoding FAD-dependent monooxygenase: MDTDVIIVGAGPTGLMLACELALAGVRTRIIERRTAPHPHSRALTLHPRSVEILDLRGLAPRFLAHGRPVPGWHYAALPTPLDFAALDTRHGYTLAIPQTRTEALLEERARELGVRISRGLRLTALTQDADGVTCSVRTGGGGSGDGVRGDEGDGEGDRAPLRARYVVGCDGGRSPVREAAGIGFPGSDETLTGVLGDFAGLDADPDALRRLRAAGGLAVPLEGGLTRIVLIDPERMRTPSAEPVTTDEFRACLNRLCGSDLGIGDPHWSSRFGNATRLAERYRAGRVLIAGDAAHIHFPAGGQGLNTGLQDAFNLGWKLAADIRGWAPPGLLDSYDAERRPVGRAVTDNTAVQTLLAELTLVPPYAGPAVALRALLDELLGLPEVNRLLAGRVSALATHYPLEGDAPAGRPLPDIALTVAGSSARRAHELFHEGHFVLLDLTGRPSGGGPDEPAHPRLTHATVTTHDPHEDLDGVTELLVRPDGHIAWATRTADPRPRAAERAAALAAAIDTGRG; the protein is encoded by the coding sequence ATGGACACCGATGTGATCATCGTGGGCGCCGGCCCCACCGGGCTGATGCTGGCCTGCGAACTCGCCCTGGCCGGTGTACGGACCCGGATCATCGAGCGCCGCACCGCCCCCCACCCGCACTCCCGCGCCCTGACCCTCCACCCGCGCAGCGTCGAGATCCTCGACCTGCGCGGCCTCGCCCCCCGCTTCCTCGCCCACGGCCGACCCGTCCCCGGCTGGCACTACGCGGCCCTGCCCACCCCGCTCGACTTCGCCGCCCTCGACACCCGCCACGGATACACCCTGGCCATCCCACAGACCCGCACCGAAGCACTCCTGGAGGAGCGCGCCCGGGAACTCGGTGTCCGGATCAGCCGCGGCCTTCGACTCACCGCGCTGACCCAGGACGCCGACGGGGTCACCTGCTCCGTCCGGACCGGCGGCGGGGGTTCCGGCGACGGGGTTCGCGGTGACGAAGGCGACGGCGAGGGGGATCGCGCGCCGCTGCGCGCCCGGTACGTCGTGGGCTGCGACGGTGGCCGCAGCCCCGTCCGCGAGGCGGCGGGCATCGGCTTCCCCGGCAGCGACGAGACCCTGACCGGTGTGCTCGGCGACTTCGCCGGCCTCGACGCCGACCCGGACGCGCTGCGCCGGCTCCGGGCCGCCGGAGGCCTGGCCGTCCCGCTGGAGGGCGGACTCACCCGCATCGTCCTGATCGACCCCGAACGCATGCGCACACCCTCCGCGGAGCCCGTCACGACGGACGAGTTCCGCGCCTGCCTGAACCGGCTCTGCGGATCCGACCTCGGCATCGGCGACCCGCACTGGTCGTCCCGCTTCGGCAACGCGACCCGACTCGCCGAGCGCTACCGCGCCGGCCGGGTCCTGATCGCGGGCGACGCCGCGCACATCCACTTCCCCGCCGGTGGCCAAGGCCTCAACACCGGCCTCCAGGACGCGTTCAACCTCGGCTGGAAGCTCGCCGCCGACATCCGGGGCTGGGCCCCGCCCGGACTCCTCGACAGCTACGACGCCGAGCGCCGCCCCGTCGGCCGCGCCGTCACCGACAACACCGCCGTACAGACCCTGCTGGCCGAACTGACCCTGGTACCGCCTTACGCCGGCCCGGCCGTCGCCCTGCGCGCGCTCCTCGACGAACTCCTCGGCCTGCCGGAGGTGAACCGCCTGCTCGCCGGCCGGGTCTCGGCCCTCGCCACCCACTACCCCCTCGAAGGCGACGCGCCCGCGGGACGGCCCCTGCCCGACATCGCCCTCACCGTCGCCGGTTCGTCCGCGCGGCGGGCCCACGAGCTGTTCCACGAGGGCCACTTCGTCCTGCTCGACCTCACCGGCCGCCCGTCAGGGGGCGGCCCCGACGAGCCCGCCCACCCCCGCCTCACCCACGCGACCGTCACCACGCACGACCCGCACGAGGACCTCGACGGCGTGACCGAACTCCTCGTCCGGCCCGACGGACACATCGCCTGGGCCACGCGTACCGCGGACCCGCGCCCGCGCGCCGCCGAACGGGCCGCCGCCCTCGCGGCGGCGATCGACACCGGCCGCGGGTGA
- a CDS encoding TetR/AcrR family transcriptional regulator C-terminal domain-containing protein yields the protein MSSPSTSAPGRGRPARLDRTRTVETALDLLDEHGLEALTMRRLADAVGARAGALYRHFATKDDLLTEMAERMVAPAAAGAAPGDGTWRTALAGRARALRAALLARRDGARVYAGTHPTGPNTLGFADSVVSVLIGAGFGEEDAARTLLAVADFTLGHTLEEQAAVSPDGPADPARLREAATGEAYPHLARALPVVTSADFTARFEFGLDLLITGLSARGPHTG from the coding sequence ATGAGCTCCCCGTCAACCTCCGCCCCCGGGCGAGGTCGCCCCGCCCGCCTCGACCGGACACGGACCGTCGAGACGGCACTGGACCTGCTGGACGAACACGGCTTGGAGGCGCTGACCATGCGGCGACTCGCCGACGCCGTCGGCGCCCGGGCCGGCGCGCTGTACCGGCACTTCGCCACGAAGGACGACCTGCTCACGGAGATGGCCGAGCGGATGGTGGCCCCGGCGGCGGCCGGGGCCGCACCCGGGGACGGCACGTGGCGGACGGCGCTGGCCGGTCGCGCCCGGGCACTGCGCGCGGCGCTGCTGGCGCGGCGGGACGGGGCGCGGGTCTACGCCGGCACGCATCCGACCGGCCCGAACACGCTCGGGTTCGCGGACTCGGTGGTCTCGGTGCTGATCGGGGCCGGTTTCGGCGAGGAGGACGCGGCGCGGACCCTGTTGGCCGTGGCCGACTTCACCCTGGGCCACACCCTGGAGGAGCAGGCGGCCGTCTCCCCTGACGGTCCGGCCGATCCGGCGCGCCTGCGCGAGGCGGCGACGGGCGAGGCCTACCCGCACCTGGCCCGCGCGCTGCCGGTGGTCACCAGTGCCGACTTCACCGCCCGCTTCGAGTTCGGCCTGGACCTGCTGATCACCGGACTGTCGGCGCGGGGCCCGCACACGGGCTGA
- a CDS encoding LLM class flavin-dependent oxidoreductase — protein MQFGIFTVGDVTTDPTTGHTPGEGERIKAITAIALKAEEVGLDVFAMGEHHNPPFVPSSPTTVLGYIAARTERLLLSTATTLITTNDPVKIAEDYAMLQHLADGRVDLVLGRGNTGPVYPWFGKDIQDGIPLAVENYALLRRLWEEDVVDWEGRFRTPLQAFTSTPRPLDGLAPFVWHGSIRSPEVAEQAAYYGDGFFANNIFWPKEHYQRLIRLYRRRFAFHGHGTEEQAIVGLGGQAFMRKNSQDAVREFRPYFDNAPVYGHGPSLEEFTEQTPLTVGSPAQVIERTLEFREHFGDYQRQLFLMDHAGLPLKTVLEQLDLLGEEVVPVLRREFAAARPAGTAAAPTHAGRLAARDGVAP, from the coding sequence ATGCAGTTCGGCATCTTCACCGTGGGTGACGTGACCACCGACCCGACGACGGGCCACACCCCGGGCGAGGGGGAGCGCATCAAGGCGATCACCGCCATCGCCCTCAAGGCGGAGGAGGTCGGGTTGGACGTCTTCGCCATGGGCGAGCATCACAACCCGCCGTTCGTCCCGTCCTCCCCCACGACCGTGCTGGGCTACATCGCGGCGCGCACCGAACGGCTGCTGCTCTCCACCGCGACCACGCTCATCACCACCAACGACCCGGTGAAGATCGCGGAGGACTACGCGATGCTCCAACACCTGGCCGACGGCCGGGTCGACCTGGTGCTCGGACGGGGCAACACCGGTCCCGTGTACCCGTGGTTCGGCAAGGACATCCAGGACGGGATTCCGCTGGCCGTGGAGAACTACGCGCTGCTCCGCCGCCTGTGGGAGGAGGACGTGGTCGACTGGGAGGGACGCTTCCGCACCCCGCTCCAGGCGTTCACCTCCACCCCCCGCCCGCTCGACGGGCTGGCGCCCTTCGTGTGGCACGGCTCCATCCGCAGCCCCGAGGTGGCGGAGCAGGCCGCCTACTACGGTGACGGCTTCTTCGCCAACAACATCTTCTGGCCCAAGGAGCACTACCAGCGGCTGATCCGCCTCTACCGGCGCCGGTTCGCCTTCCACGGCCACGGCACCGAGGAGCAGGCGATCGTCGGCCTCGGCGGGCAGGCGTTCATGCGGAAGAACTCGCAGGACGCGGTGCGGGAGTTCCGGCCCTACTTCGACAACGCCCCGGTGTACGGGCACGGTCCCTCACTGGAGGAGTTCACCGAGCAGACTCCGCTGACGGTCGGCAGTCCCGCGCAGGTGATCGAGCGCACCTTGGAGTTCCGTGAGCACTTCGGCGACTACCAGCGGCAGTTGTTCCTGATGGACCATGCCGGGTTGCCGCTGAAGACCGTCCTCGAACAGCTCGACCTGCTGGGCGAGGAGGTCGTGCCCGTGCTGCGGCGGGAGTTCGCCGCGGCGCGCCCCGCGGGCACGGCCGCGGCTCCCACCCACGCGGGCCGGCTGGCGGCGCGCGACGGGGTCGCTCCGTGA
- a CDS encoding CE1759 family FMN reductase → MNESPAAVLAGDGTPRRITVVAAGLSDPSSTRLLADRLAAATRAALDVLGVSCAIEFVELRPLARDIAAHLVTGYPPPALATALGAVEGCEALIVVTPVFTASYSGLFKSFFDLVENTALTGRPVLIAATGGTSRHSLVLEHALRPMFAYLRAVVVPTGVYAATTDWGNSGDPYTEELPRRIGRSAAELAALLAPGTPLAGGPASPAPDGDEEVVSFERHLEAVRARPARR, encoded by the coding sequence GTGAACGAGAGCCCCGCCGCCGTGCTCGCGGGTGACGGCACACCGAGGAGGATCACGGTGGTCGCGGCCGGTCTGAGCGACCCGTCGTCCACCCGGCTGCTCGCCGACCGGCTCGCCGCCGCCACCCGGGCGGCGTTGGACGTACTGGGGGTGAGCTGTGCGATCGAGTTCGTCGAACTGCGCCCGCTCGCGCGTGACATCGCCGCCCATCTCGTGACCGGCTATCCGCCGCCCGCCCTCGCGACCGCGCTGGGCGCGGTGGAGGGCTGCGAGGCGCTCATCGTCGTCACGCCCGTGTTCACCGCCTCCTACTCGGGCCTGTTCAAATCCTTCTTCGACCTCGTCGAGAACACGGCCCTCACCGGCCGCCCCGTGCTGATCGCGGCGACCGGCGGAACCAGCCGGCACTCGCTGGTGCTCGAACACGCCCTGCGTCCGATGTTCGCCTACCTCCGCGCCGTGGTGGTGCCCACCGGCGTCTACGCGGCCACCACCGACTGGGGGAACTCCGGCGACCCCTACACGGAGGAGCTGCCCCGCCGGATCGGCCGGTCGGCGGCCGAGTTGGCGGCCCTGCTCGCCCCCGGCACGCCACTGGCCGGCGGGCCCGCCTCCCCCGCGCCGGACGGCGACGAGGAGGTCGTGTCCTTCGAACGACACCTGGAGGCCGTACGGGCCCGCCCCGCGCGGCGCTGA